One Phoenix dactylifera cultivar Barhee BC4 chromosome 8, palm_55x_up_171113_PBpolish2nd_filt_p, whole genome shotgun sequence genomic window carries:
- the LOC103718548 gene encoding reticulon-like protein B3 gives MAEHSEESSSKPESLMEKIADKLHGHDSSSSSDSDNEKSEPSASSVKAKIYRLFGREKPVHKVLGGGKPADVLLWRNKKISAGVLGGATAVWVLFELLEYHLLTLVGHCLILSLAILFLWSNASTFINKTPPHIPEVSIPEDLAVNVALSLRYEINRAFAILRDIASGRDLKKFLAVIAGLWVLSILGSCCNFLTLFYIVFVTLHTVPVLYEKYEDKVDPFAEKAMAEIKKQYVVFDAKVLSKIPRGPLKDKKQ, from the exons ATGGCGGAGCATTCGGAGGAGTCGAGCTCGAAGCCGGAGTCTCTGATGGAGAAGATTGCCGACAAGCTTCACGGCCATGACTCCTCCTCGTCGTCCGATTCCGACAACGAGAAATCGGAGCCGTCCGCGTCATCCGTGAAGGCCAAGATCTACCGCCTCTTCGGGCGGGAGAAGCCCGTCCACAAGGTCCTTGGTGGCGGCAAGC CTGCTGATGTCTTGCTCTGGAGGAACAAGAAGATCTCTGCCGGGGTGCTTGGCGGGGCCACCGCCGTCTGGGTTCTGTTCGAGCTGCTCGAGTACCATCTGCTCACTCTGGTCGGCCACTGCCTCATTCTCTCGCTGGCCATCCTCTTCCTCTGGTCCAATGCAAGCACCTTCATCAACAA gACTCCGCCGCACATACCTGAGGTGAGCATTCCTGAAGACCTGGCCGTGAATGTTGCGCTTTCCCTGAGGTATGAGATCAACAGGGCCTTTGCTATTCTGAGGGACATTGCATCAGGGCGAGACCTGAAGAAGTTCCTTGCT GTAATTGCTGGACTTTGGGTACTTTCGATCCTTGGGAGCTGCTGCAATTTCTTGACCTTGTTCTATATCG TGTTTGTGACGTTGCACACCGTGCCTGTGCTGTATGAGAAGTATGAGGACAAGGTTGACCCATTTGCAGAGAAGGCAATGGCAGAAATCAAGAAGCAGTATGTGGTGTTTGATGCCAAGGTTCTAAGTAAGATTCCCAGGGGCCCATTGAAAGATAAGAAGCAGTAG
- the LOC103718547 gene encoding uncharacterized protein LOC103718547, whose protein sequence is MRSSNNLVLRVGLKRGVYGFTLLLAMLAALLSIATLCKFYSQRSLFITSTFGDRGEADDRPAEVEVDKMMDSIIRKIVEEMEQLKELGANSEEDHQSELKNERLRYSSFLADILGKLASIQALLPRIEGDARRREAETGMAHPLSRTNQPYDRIMEYFLVEEIRKYARIKPNRLGKQNFLGANGTFASIGHACFSMKEELEEYMDYDVGDLCKDDWKQAQRLLVHGCDPLPRRRCFARAPKLYAKPLPINESMWKLPDDRNVRWSHYRCSTFACLARNSTGKGFFKCADCFNLTHHERPRWMEAVHVEPASNLTADFLIEEVLRIKPGEIRIGLDFSVGTGTFAARMREFDATIVSATINLGAPFNEMIALRGLLPLYLTINQRLPFFDNTLDIIHTTRFLDGWIDFIHLDFVLYDWDRVLRPGGLLWIDSFFCRKEDLDDYLDEFSMLRYKKHKWVVVPKLDKDDQEVFFSAVLEKPARPF, encoded by the coding sequence ATGAGAAGCTCGAATAACCTGGTCCTGAGGGTCGGATTAAAGAGAGGGGTATATGGCTTCACCCTTCTCTTGGCTATGCTTGCAGCTCTACTCAGTATAGCCACGCTATGCAAATTCTATTCTCAGAGATCTCTCTTTATCACCAGTACCTTTGGTGATCGTGGAGAGGCTGATGATAGGCCAGCCGAAGTAGAGGTTGACAAGATGATGGATAGCATCATCAGAAAGATCGTCGAAGAGATGGAGCAATTGAAAGAGCTAGGGGCAAATTCAGAGGAGGATCATCAATCTGAATTGAAGAATGAGAGACTCAGATATAGTTCCTTCCTTGCTGATATCTTGGGAAAACTGGCATCCATCCAGGCGCTCCTCCCTCGCATCGAAGGCGACGCTCGACGGCGAGAAGCTGAGACAGGGATGGCTCATCCATTGTCGAGAACCAACCAGCCGTACGACAGAATCATGGAGTACTTTCTGGTGGAAGAGATACGGAAGTACGCCAGAATCAAGCCCAACAGGCTGGGGAAACAAAACTTCCTTGGAGCCAATGGAACGTTCGCAAGCATCGGCCATGCCTGTTTCTCCATGAAGGAAGAGCTGGAAGAGTACATGGACTACGATGTGGGGGACTTGTGCAAGGATGACTGGAAGCAGGCTCAGAGGCTGTTGGTTCATGGCTGCGATCCACTGCCGAGAAGGAGATGCTTTGCGAGGGCCCCGAAGCTGTACGCAAAGCCTCTCCCCATCAACGAGTCCATGTGGAAGCTCCCCGACGACCGGAACGTCCGGTGGAGCCATTACCGGTGCAGCACCTTCGCCTGCCTCGCGAGGAACAGCACCGGGAAGGGCTTCTTCAAGTGCGCCGATTGCTTCAACCTCACCCACCATGAGAGGCCGAGATGGATGGAAGCAGTCCACGTCGAGCCAGCTTCGAATCTGACTGCAGATTTCCTTATAGAAGAGGTTCTGCGGATTAAGCCAGGGGAGATAAGGATTGGGCTGGATTTCAGCGTAGGCACCGGGACTTTTGCTGCCAGGATGAGAGAGTTCGATGCGACGATTGTGTCAGCAACCATCAATCTAGGGGCTCCTTTCAATGAGATGATTGCTCTCAGAGGGCTCCTCCCTCTGTACCTGACCATAAACCAGAGGCTTCCCTTCTTTGATAACACGCTCGACATCATCCACACCACAAGATTCCTTGATGGCTGGATCGATTTCATACACCTGGACTTCGTTCTGTACGACTGGGATAGAGTTCTGAGGCCAGGTGGTCTGCTCTGGATTGATAGCTTCTTCTGTCGGAAGGAGGATCTGGATGATTACTTGGATGAATTTAGCATGCTGAGGTACAAGAAGCACAAGTGGGTCGTGGTGCCGAAGCTGGATAAAGATGATCAAGAGGTGTTCTTTTCTGCAGTGCTGGAAAAACCAGCTAGGCCCTTTTGA
- the LOC103718546 gene encoding uncharacterized protein LOC103718546 isoform X1 — translation MEQKHILMSAVGLGLGVGVGLGLASGQTVNRWTAPACSSSGMTAEKIEHELMRLVVDGRDSKVTFNEFPFYLSEQTRVVLTSTAYVHLKQADFSKYMRNLSPASQAIILSGPAELYQQMLAKALAHYFEAKLLLLDVTDFSRKIQSKYGSATKDSSFKRSISETTLERMSSLLGSFSILPQREEPKGSLHRQSSSVDIRSRGTESASDIPKLRRNASASADISSLLSQCPPVNPGCCSQSPFVTLKRTGSWSFDEKLLIQALYKVLLSVSKSDPIVLYVRDVENLLFRSQRMYFLFRKMLKKLTGHVLILGSRVIEMDSDYREVDERLTLLFPYNIEIKPPEDETHLVSWKSQMEEDMKILRFQDNRNHITEVLAANDLDCDDLGSICLADTLVLSKYIEEIVVSAVSYHLMNNKDPEYKHGKLLISPKSLSHALNIFQENELSGKDTLKLEANVDRMKEAGKEDTAVATNSETKSEAPPPENKNESEKSVNKDGVGSCPLPKAPEVSPDNEFEKRIRPEVIPANEIGVTFDDIGALDDIKESLQELVMLPLRRPDLFKGGLLKPCRGILLFGPPGTGKTMLAKAIANEAGASFINVSMSTITSKWFGEDEKNVRALFTLAAKVSPTIIFVDEVDSMLGQRSRAGEHEAMRKIKNEFMTHWDGLLTKPGVRILVLAATNRPFDLDEAIIRRFERRIMVGLPSLESRKLILRTLLSKDKVEEGLDYTELATMTEGYSGSDIKNLCTTAAYRPVRELIQKERLKELERKRKAGGENPSDTSEMKVEDGEISITLRPLNMEDMRLAKSQVAASFAPEGSIMSELKQWNELYGEGGSRKKQQLTYFL, via the exons ATGGAGCAAAAGCACATACTGATGTCAGCGGTCGGCCTTGGGCTAGGCGTCGGCGTGGGGCTCGGGTTGGCCTCTGGACAGACGGTTAACCGGTGGACAGCGCCGGCCTGCTCCTCCTCTGGCATGACGGCTGAGAAGATCGAACACGAACTCATGAGGTTGGTCGTCGACGGGAGGGACAGCAAAGTTACCTTCAATGAGTTCCCTTTTTACCTCAG TGAGCAGACCCGGGTGGTATTGACAAGTACAGCTTATGTTCACTTGAAGCAAGCAGACTTTTCAAAGTATATGAGAAATCTCTCTCCCGCAAGTCAGGCTATTATACTCTCAGGCCCTGCAG AGCTTTACCAGCAGATGCTTGCAAAGGCGCTAGCCCACTATTTTGAGGCCAAATTACTCTTGCTAGATGTAACTGATTTTTCACGTAAG ATCCAGAGCAAATATGGCAGTGCCACCAAAGATTCT TCTTTTAAAAGGTCCATATCCGAGACTACACTAGAAAGAATGTCCAGTTTACTTGGATCCTTCTCGATTCTTCCCCAAAGAGAGGAACCAAAAG GATCTCTGCACAGACAGAGCAGTAGTGTGGACATAAGGTCAAG GGGAACAGAAAGTGCTAGTGACATACCAAAACTTCGAAGGAATGCCTCTGCTTCAGCTGATATTAGCAGTCTCTTGTCACAGTGCCCTCCTGTCAATCCAGGTTGTTGCTCTCAATCGCCATTTG TAACTCTAAAACGTACTGGCAGCTGGTCTTTTGATGAGAAACTTCTAATCCAGGCCCTTTATAag GTTCTGCTTTCAGTATCCAAGAGCGATCCAATTGTCCTTTACGTAAGGGATGTTGAGAACCTTCTGTTTAGATCCCAGAGGATGTATTTCTTGTTCCGGAAAATGTTGAAAAAGTTAACAGGACATGTATTGATACTTGGTTCAAGGGTGATAGAAATGGATAGTGACTATAGAGAAGTGGATGAAAGGCTTACTCttttatttccttacaataTAGAGATTAAGCCACCAGAAGATGAGACCCACCTTGTCAGCTGGAAGTCCCAGATGGAAGAAGACATGAAGATACTTCGGTTTCAGGATAACAGAAACCACATTACTGAGGTGCTTGCAGCAAATGATCTTGATTGTGATGATTTAGGCTCAATCTGCCTTGCAGACACCTTGGTTCTTAGTAAGTATATAGAAGAAATCGTGGTGTCAGCAGTTTCTTATCACCTGATGAATAACAAGGATCCTGAATATAAACATGGAAAACTTCTTATATCTCCAAAGAG TTTatctcatgcattaaatatATTCCAAGAGAACGAGCTTAGTGGCAAGGATACTCTAAAGCTGGAGGCAAATGTTGATCGAATGAAG GAAGCTGGAAAAGAAGATACGGCAGTTGCCACAAATTCCGAGACAAAATCTGAAGCTCCGCCTCCAGAAAACAAAAATGAATCAGAGAAATCAGTCAACAAGGATGGTGTAGGTTCATGTCCACTACCAAAAGCACCA GAAGTTTCCCCGGACAATGAATTCGAAAAGCGGATTAGACCGGAGGTTATCCCAGCTAATGAAATTGGAGTAACATTTGATGATATTGGTGCTTTAGATGACATCAAAGAATCCCTTCAGGAGCTTGTCATGCTTCCCCTTCGAAGGCCAGATCTCTTTAAAGGTGGTCTCCTAAAGCCTTGCAGAGGAATATTACTGTTTGGGCCACCTGGAACTGGGAAAACTATGCTGGCTAAGGCTATAGCAAATGAAGCTGGAGCAAGTTTCATCAATGTTTCAATGTCCACCATCACGTCAAAATGGTTTGGGGAAGATGAGAAGAATGTTAGAGCTTTGTTTACACTGGCTGCGAAGGTCTCCCCTACTATCATTTTTGTGGATGAGGTTGATAGCATGCTTGGGCAGAGAAGTAGGGCTGGAGAACATGAGGCAATGAGGAAGATCAAGAATGAATTTATGACACATTGGGATGGACTCTTAACAAAGCCTGGGGTAAGAATCCTTGTTCTTGCGGCGACAAACAGACCTTTTGACCTTGATGAGGCAATCATTAGGAGGTTCGAACGCAG AATAATGGTTGGTCTACCATCCTTAGAGAGCAGGAAATTAATTCTGAGAACACTTTTGTCAAAGGATAAGGTGGAGGAAGGACTTGACTACACGGAGCTTGCAACTATGACGGAGGGGTATAGTGGTAGCGATATCAAG AACTTGTGCACAACAGCAGCATATCGTCCTGTGAGGGAGCTAATTCAAAAAGAAAGACTGAAAGAACTG GAGAGGAAGCGGAAAGCTGGAGGAGAGAATCCATCAGACACCTCAGAAATGAAGGTAGAAGATGGGGAAATATCGATTACCCTTAGACCATTAAATATGGAAGACATGAGGCTGGCAAAGAGTCAA GTGGCTGCAAGTTTTGCTCCAGAGGGTTCTATAATGAGTGAACTGAAGCAATGGAACGAATTATATGGGGAAGGAGGCTCAAGAAAGAAACAACAGCTAACTTACTTCCTATAG
- the LOC103718546 gene encoding uncharacterized protein LOC103718546 isoform X2 encodes MEQKHILMSAVGLGLGVGVGLGLASGQTVNRWTAPACSSSGMTAEKIEHELMRLVVDGRDSKVTFNEFPFYLSEQTRVVLTSTAYVHLKQADFSKYMRNLSPASQAIILSGPAELYQQMLAKALAHYFEAKLLLLDVTDFSRKIQSKYGSATKDSSFKRSISETTLERMSSLLGSFSILPQREEPKGSLHRQSSSVDIRSRGTESASDIPKLRRNASASADISSLLSQCPPVNPVTLKRTGSWSFDEKLLIQALYKVLLSVSKSDPIVLYVRDVENLLFRSQRMYFLFRKMLKKLTGHVLILGSRVIEMDSDYREVDERLTLLFPYNIEIKPPEDETHLVSWKSQMEEDMKILRFQDNRNHITEVLAANDLDCDDLGSICLADTLVLSKYIEEIVVSAVSYHLMNNKDPEYKHGKLLISPKSLSHALNIFQENELSGKDTLKLEANVDRMKEAGKEDTAVATNSETKSEAPPPENKNESEKSVNKDGVGSCPLPKAPEVSPDNEFEKRIRPEVIPANEIGVTFDDIGALDDIKESLQELVMLPLRRPDLFKGGLLKPCRGILLFGPPGTGKTMLAKAIANEAGASFINVSMSTITSKWFGEDEKNVRALFTLAAKVSPTIIFVDEVDSMLGQRSRAGEHEAMRKIKNEFMTHWDGLLTKPGVRILVLAATNRPFDLDEAIIRRFERRIMVGLPSLESRKLILRTLLSKDKVEEGLDYTELATMTEGYSGSDIKNLCTTAAYRPVRELIQKERLKELERKRKAGGENPSDTSEMKVEDGEISITLRPLNMEDMRLAKSQVAASFAPEGSIMSELKQWNELYGEGGSRKKQQLTYFL; translated from the exons ATGGAGCAAAAGCACATACTGATGTCAGCGGTCGGCCTTGGGCTAGGCGTCGGCGTGGGGCTCGGGTTGGCCTCTGGACAGACGGTTAACCGGTGGACAGCGCCGGCCTGCTCCTCCTCTGGCATGACGGCTGAGAAGATCGAACACGAACTCATGAGGTTGGTCGTCGACGGGAGGGACAGCAAAGTTACCTTCAATGAGTTCCCTTTTTACCTCAG TGAGCAGACCCGGGTGGTATTGACAAGTACAGCTTATGTTCACTTGAAGCAAGCAGACTTTTCAAAGTATATGAGAAATCTCTCTCCCGCAAGTCAGGCTATTATACTCTCAGGCCCTGCAG AGCTTTACCAGCAGATGCTTGCAAAGGCGCTAGCCCACTATTTTGAGGCCAAATTACTCTTGCTAGATGTAACTGATTTTTCACGTAAG ATCCAGAGCAAATATGGCAGTGCCACCAAAGATTCT TCTTTTAAAAGGTCCATATCCGAGACTACACTAGAAAGAATGTCCAGTTTACTTGGATCCTTCTCGATTCTTCCCCAAAGAGAGGAACCAAAAG GATCTCTGCACAGACAGAGCAGTAGTGTGGACATAAGGTCAAG GGGAACAGAAAGTGCTAGTGACATACCAAAACTTCGAAGGAATGCCTCTGCTTCAGCTGATATTAGCAGTCTCTTGTCACAGTGCCCTCCTGTCAATCCAG TAACTCTAAAACGTACTGGCAGCTGGTCTTTTGATGAGAAACTTCTAATCCAGGCCCTTTATAag GTTCTGCTTTCAGTATCCAAGAGCGATCCAATTGTCCTTTACGTAAGGGATGTTGAGAACCTTCTGTTTAGATCCCAGAGGATGTATTTCTTGTTCCGGAAAATGTTGAAAAAGTTAACAGGACATGTATTGATACTTGGTTCAAGGGTGATAGAAATGGATAGTGACTATAGAGAAGTGGATGAAAGGCTTACTCttttatttccttacaataTAGAGATTAAGCCACCAGAAGATGAGACCCACCTTGTCAGCTGGAAGTCCCAGATGGAAGAAGACATGAAGATACTTCGGTTTCAGGATAACAGAAACCACATTACTGAGGTGCTTGCAGCAAATGATCTTGATTGTGATGATTTAGGCTCAATCTGCCTTGCAGACACCTTGGTTCTTAGTAAGTATATAGAAGAAATCGTGGTGTCAGCAGTTTCTTATCACCTGATGAATAACAAGGATCCTGAATATAAACATGGAAAACTTCTTATATCTCCAAAGAG TTTatctcatgcattaaatatATTCCAAGAGAACGAGCTTAGTGGCAAGGATACTCTAAAGCTGGAGGCAAATGTTGATCGAATGAAG GAAGCTGGAAAAGAAGATACGGCAGTTGCCACAAATTCCGAGACAAAATCTGAAGCTCCGCCTCCAGAAAACAAAAATGAATCAGAGAAATCAGTCAACAAGGATGGTGTAGGTTCATGTCCACTACCAAAAGCACCA GAAGTTTCCCCGGACAATGAATTCGAAAAGCGGATTAGACCGGAGGTTATCCCAGCTAATGAAATTGGAGTAACATTTGATGATATTGGTGCTTTAGATGACATCAAAGAATCCCTTCAGGAGCTTGTCATGCTTCCCCTTCGAAGGCCAGATCTCTTTAAAGGTGGTCTCCTAAAGCCTTGCAGAGGAATATTACTGTTTGGGCCACCTGGAACTGGGAAAACTATGCTGGCTAAGGCTATAGCAAATGAAGCTGGAGCAAGTTTCATCAATGTTTCAATGTCCACCATCACGTCAAAATGGTTTGGGGAAGATGAGAAGAATGTTAGAGCTTTGTTTACACTGGCTGCGAAGGTCTCCCCTACTATCATTTTTGTGGATGAGGTTGATAGCATGCTTGGGCAGAGAAGTAGGGCTGGAGAACATGAGGCAATGAGGAAGATCAAGAATGAATTTATGACACATTGGGATGGACTCTTAACAAAGCCTGGGGTAAGAATCCTTGTTCTTGCGGCGACAAACAGACCTTTTGACCTTGATGAGGCAATCATTAGGAGGTTCGAACGCAG AATAATGGTTGGTCTACCATCCTTAGAGAGCAGGAAATTAATTCTGAGAACACTTTTGTCAAAGGATAAGGTGGAGGAAGGACTTGACTACACGGAGCTTGCAACTATGACGGAGGGGTATAGTGGTAGCGATATCAAG AACTTGTGCACAACAGCAGCATATCGTCCTGTGAGGGAGCTAATTCAAAAAGAAAGACTGAAAGAACTG GAGAGGAAGCGGAAAGCTGGAGGAGAGAATCCATCAGACACCTCAGAAATGAAGGTAGAAGATGGGGAAATATCGATTACCCTTAGACCATTAAATATGGAAGACATGAGGCTGGCAAAGAGTCAA GTGGCTGCAAGTTTTGCTCCAGAGGGTTCTATAATGAGTGAACTGAAGCAATGGAACGAATTATATGGGGAAGGAGGCTCAAGAAAGAAACAACAGCTAACTTACTTCCTATAG